One genomic window of Hymenobacter sp. J193 includes the following:
- a CDS encoding PQQ-dependent sugar dehydrogenase translates to MKRLYTALLLLFCWQYSLLAQPASVPVGATTVSIRTLATGFDTPWEMLWGPDNQLWLTERPGRISRVNPETGEKTLLLTVPDVTENGESGLLGMALHPNFTASPYVYVVYNYTQDGLREKLVRYTYNGTVLTDPQVLLENIPASPYHNGSRLIILPDLTMLMSTGDGNIDYEAQNIASPRGKILRLNLDGTVPADNPTAGSRVYTLGHRNPQGLVRAPSGRIYSSEHGPSNDDEVNLIEAGRNYGWPTVHGFCNLAAEATFCAANNVREPLYAWTPTIAVSGLTYYDHPAIPGWQNSLLLLSLKAGQLLQLPLNTAGDALTAAPNLVLNKEAGRLRAICVSPAGRVYVGTSNRDGSGSPAASDDRIMVLENLAYTPTATRQPAYATLDVWPNPAHEKLTVSFPAPLVRGTQLVLQDALGRTVRSEPLAAGSRTHTVSLKALRPGVYQALVKTSARLYRQRIVVQ, encoded by the coding sequence ATGAAAAGACTCTACACCGCGCTATTGCTGCTGTTTTGCTGGCAATACTCTCTGCTCGCTCAGCCCGCCTCGGTGCCGGTTGGCGCTACCACCGTCAGCATCCGCACACTGGCTACGGGGTTCGATACGCCCTGGGAAATGCTCTGGGGTCCCGACAACCAGCTCTGGCTGACGGAGCGCCCCGGCCGTATCAGCCGCGTGAACCCCGAAACCGGTGAAAAAACTCTGCTGCTCACGGTGCCCGACGTAACAGAAAACGGCGAAAGCGGCCTGCTGGGCATGGCCCTGCATCCCAACTTCACCGCTTCGCCCTACGTGTACGTCGTGTACAACTACACCCAGGACGGCCTGCGCGAAAAGCTGGTGCGCTACACCTACAACGGCACTGTGCTTACCGACCCGCAAGTGCTACTGGAAAATATTCCCGCGAGCCCCTATCACAACGGTTCCCGGCTGATCATTCTGCCCGACCTCACTATGCTGATGTCTACCGGTGATGGCAACATCGACTATGAAGCCCAGAACATAGCCTCACCTAGAGGCAAAATCCTGCGCCTGAACCTGGATGGTACCGTTCCCGCCGATAACCCTACTGCCGGTAGCCGCGTGTACACGCTGGGCCACCGCAACCCTCAGGGCCTCGTGCGGGCACCCTCGGGCCGCATCTACAGCTCCGAGCACGGCCCCAGCAACGACGATGAAGTAAACCTGATTGAGGCGGGCCGCAACTATGGCTGGCCCACGGTGCACGGTTTCTGCAACCTGGCCGCCGAAGCCACTTTCTGCGCGGCCAACAACGTGCGGGAGCCGCTCTACGCCTGGACGCCCACCATTGCCGTGTCGGGCCTCACCTACTACGACCACCCGGCCATACCCGGCTGGCAAAACTCGCTGCTGCTACTGAGCCTGAAGGCCGGCCAATTGCTGCAGCTGCCCCTCAATACTGCCGGCGACGCCCTGACCGCTGCGCCCAACCTGGTGCTGAATAAAGAAGCCGGCCGCCTACGAGCTATCTGCGTGTCGCCGGCCGGGCGGGTGTACGTGGGCACCAGCAACCGGGACGGCAGCGGTTCACCCGCCGCCTCCGACGACCGGATTATGGTGCTGGAAAACCTGGCCTATACCCCGACGGCCACCCGGCAGCCAGCTTACGCTACACTGGACGTGTGGCCTAACCCAGCGCATGAAAAGCTGACCGTAAGCTTCCCGGCTCCGCTGGTACGAGGAACCCAGCTGGTGCTGCAGGATGCACTGGGCCGGACGGTTCGCTCGGAGCCGCTGGCGGCTGGTAGCCGCACACATACTGTTTCACTGAAGGCATTGCGGCCGGGCGTGTATCAGGCCTTGGTAAAAACTTCTGCGCGCCTCTACCGCCAGCGCATTGTGGTGCAGTAA
- a CDS encoding cation diffusion facilitator family transporter: MFSLPLKTRFALLSLVVSVVLVAVKFYAWLLTRSQAVLTDALESIINVVASGFALYSIYLASLPKDENHPYGHGKIEHFSVGFEGGLILMAGVYIFYSALQAMLHPHTIAQPDWGMVLLAFTALVNLGVGFLLVRAGREHHSPTLVGDGQHLYLDAVSTLVSCVALLLVVFTDNVLFDSGAALLLGVFIVVNGYRMVRRSVSGLMDETDEATVQHVVAELQEHREPAWIDVHNLRVVRYGANLHIDCHVTMPYYFSLEQTHAQVHSIEHLFSQEFAVPVEMFVHADPCTFAACSHCHMPDCPVRQHPFTQEISWTLENVVKNERHRLM, encoded by the coding sequence ATGTTTTCATTGCCCCTCAAAACGCGCTTTGCTCTGCTTTCTCTGGTGGTAAGCGTGGTACTGGTGGCCGTCAAGTTCTACGCCTGGCTGCTCACCCGCTCCCAGGCCGTGCTCACCGACGCGCTGGAGTCTATCATCAACGTGGTAGCCAGTGGCTTTGCGCTCTATAGTATTTACTTAGCCAGCCTGCCCAAGGACGAAAACCACCCCTACGGCCACGGCAAGATTGAGCACTTCTCCGTGGGCTTCGAGGGCGGCCTGATTCTCATGGCCGGGGTGTACATCTTCTATTCGGCCCTGCAGGCTATGCTGCACCCGCATACCATTGCCCAGCCCGACTGGGGCATGGTGCTGCTGGCCTTCACGGCTCTGGTGAACCTGGGCGTGGGCTTTCTGCTGGTGCGGGCCGGGCGTGAGCATCACTCTCCCACGCTGGTGGGCGACGGGCAGCACCTTTACCTTGACGCCGTGAGTACCCTGGTTTCGTGCGTGGCGCTCTTGTTGGTCGTCTTCACCGACAACGTGCTGTTCGACTCGGGCGCGGCGCTGCTGCTGGGCGTATTCATTGTGGTGAATGGCTACCGCATGGTACGTCGTTCGGTGTCAGGGCTGATGGATGAAACCGACGAGGCCACCGTGCAGCACGTAGTGGCCGAGCTGCAGGAGCACCGCGAGCCGGCCTGGATTGACGTGCACAACCTGCGCGTGGTGCGCTACGGGGCCAACCTGCACATCGACTGCCACGTGACGATGCCATACTATTTTTCCCTGGAGCAGACCCACGCGCAGGTTCACAGCATCGAACACCTATTCAGCCAGGAGTTTGCCGTGCCGGTCGAAATGTTTGTGCATGCTGACCCTTGCACCTTCGCGGCCTGCTCGCACTGCCACATGCCCGACTGCCCGGTGCGCCAGCATCCGTTCACCCAGGAAATTTCCTGGACGCTGGAAAACGTCGTTAAAAACGAACGGCACCGGTTGATGTGA
- a CDS encoding Nramp family divalent metal transporter, translated as MPKTLPAPNPAVPDTPAADAPLESGWRKPRTAPSLREVYASIKVPGQDASFWRKLMAFWGPGLMVAVGYMDPGNWATDIAGGSRFGYTLLSVILISNLFAMLLQHLAAKLGIVTGRDLAQACRDHFSKPVAMVLWLFCEIAIAACDLAEVIGSAIALNLLFGLPLPWGVVLTILDVLAVLYFQNKGFRVIESIVAGLIVLIFGCFVYEILVSNPDYLGIAKGLVPQKEVVTNPGMLYIAIGILGATVMPHNLYLHSSIVQTRQIEQTESGRRMAIKFATIDSTVALFLAFFVNAAILITAAATFHKNGLFDVADINDAHKLLAPVLGAGAAGAVFAIALLASGQNSTLTGTLAGQIVMEGFLNLKLKPWLRRLITRGIAVVPALIVTIIYGEKGTADLLVLSQVILSFQLSFAVVPLVLFTGSKAKMGVFVNRPWVQWLAWLVSGIIIVLNLYLLYETFLG; from the coding sequence ATGCCCAAAACCTTACCCGCACCCAATCCGGCTGTTCCCGATACTCCTGCGGCTGATGCTCCTTTGGAAAGCGGCTGGCGCAAGCCGCGCACGGCCCCATCCTTGCGCGAAGTCTACGCCAGCATCAAGGTGCCCGGCCAGGACGCCTCGTTCTGGCGCAAGCTGATGGCTTTCTGGGGCCCGGGCCTGATGGTGGCCGTGGGCTACATGGACCCCGGCAACTGGGCCACCGACATTGCCGGTGGCTCGCGCTTCGGCTACACGCTGCTGTCGGTTATCCTGATTTCCAACCTGTTTGCCATGCTGCTCCAGCACCTGGCGGCCAAGCTGGGCATCGTGACGGGGCGCGACCTGGCCCAGGCCTGCCGGGACCATTTTTCCAAGCCGGTGGCCATGGTGCTCTGGCTGTTCTGCGAAATTGCCATTGCCGCCTGCGACCTGGCCGAAGTTATCGGCTCGGCCATTGCCCTGAACCTGCTGTTTGGCTTGCCGCTGCCCTGGGGCGTGGTACTCACCATCCTCGACGTGCTGGCGGTGCTCTACTTCCAGAATAAAGGCTTCCGGGTTATCGAAAGTATCGTAGCGGGCCTGATCGTGCTGATTTTCGGCTGTTTCGTCTACGAAATCCTGGTTTCCAACCCCGATTATTTGGGCATTGCCAAAGGGCTTGTGCCTCAGAAAGAGGTAGTCACCAACCCCGGCATGCTTTACATTGCCATTGGTATTCTGGGGGCTACCGTGATGCCGCATAATCTGTACCTGCACTCCAGCATTGTGCAGACGCGCCAGATCGAGCAAACCGAGAGCGGCCGCCGCATGGCCATCAAATTTGCCACCATCGACTCTACGGTAGCCTTGTTTCTGGCCTTCTTTGTGAATGCGGCCATCCTGATAACGGCGGCGGCCACGTTCCACAAAAACGGCTTGTTTGATGTGGCTGACATCAACGATGCACATAAGCTGCTGGCACCGGTCTTAGGAGCCGGTGCCGCTGGTGCTGTGTTTGCCATTGCGCTGCTGGCGTCGGGCCAGAATTCTACCCTGACCGGCACGCTGGCCGGGCAGATCGTAATGGAGGGCTTCCTGAACCTGAAACTCAAGCCCTGGCTGCGCCGCCTTATTACGCGCGGTATTGCCGTGGTGCCTGCCCTCATTGTAACCATCATCTACGGAGAGAAAGGCACCGCCGATCTGCTGGTGCTCAGTCAGGTGATTCTGAGCTTCCAGCTGAGCTTTGCGGTGGTACCGCTGGTGCTGTTCACGGGCAGCAAGGCCAAAATGGGCGTGTTCGTAAACCGCCCTTGGGTGCAATGGCTGGCGTGGCTGGTATCCGGTATCATTATCGTGCTCAACCTTTACCTGCTCTACGAAACCTTCCTGGGCTAA